One Cryobacterium psychrophilum DNA segment encodes these proteins:
- a CDS encoding PTS sugar transporter subunit IIA: MSLPPLPPSAITIGARVGDWRAAVTAAGVALERSGATTAEYTARMLSVIDEFGAYIVIAPGLALAHARPGEDVLADGLSVVTLAEPVNFGHPNNDPVSVIVGLAVLSRDEHLGFVAELANVFNDAQVIPALAAATDAESVRSLFGHTASS; this comes from the coding sequence ATGTCGCTGCCACCGCTGCCTCCCTCCGCCATTACGATCGGTGCGCGAGTAGGCGATTGGCGAGCAGCGGTCACGGCTGCCGGGGTCGCGCTCGAGCGATCGGGCGCTACGACCGCGGAATACACCGCGCGTATGCTCAGCGTCATCGACGAGTTCGGTGCCTACATCGTGATCGCGCCGGGGTTGGCCCTCGCGCACGCTCGGCCGGGTGAGGATGTGCTCGCCGATGGCCTGAGCGTCGTCACCCTGGCCGAACCCGTGAACTTCGGGCACCCCAACAACGACCCGGTGAGCGTGATCGTGGGGCTCGCGGTACTGAGCCGCGATGAGCACCTGGGGTTCGTCGCTGAACTCGCGAACGTGTTCAACGACGCGCAGGTCATTCCGGCCCTCGCTGCGGCCACGGATGCCGAATCCGTGCGTTCCTTGTTCGGGCATACGGCATCCTCGTGA
- a CDS encoding ABC transporter permease, translating to MSDSQVPATPPTAPPSASTEPRKSDEEPGRWHSVFREITTGSAIISVLAVVLALLVGAVMIALTTTDVQEAAGYFFSRPGDMLSAIWQAVSGAYSALFQGSIYNFRRDSFADGIKPLTDTLTFATPLIAAGLGVALGFRVGMFNIGGRGQMLIAAALGGWVAFALDLPYGIHLIAALVVGVLGGALWGGIVGLLKARTGAHEVITTIMLNYVAFYLVSYLLRDGFLKTPGSNNPKTPASKPTAIFPDLLGSNYNLHLGFVIVIAATIFTWWLLSRSNLGFQFRAVGANPSAARVAGIGVQRIYVYAMLISGGLVGLAGINQVLGTTTSGFGATVDSSIGFDAITVALLGRSKPWGVFAAGILFGAFKAGSFSMQAAEGVPVDIIVVVQALIVLFIAAPPLVRAIFRLPTPGAPTRKPRLNVTQEVTAK from the coding sequence ATGAGCGACAGTCAGGTCCCCGCGACACCGCCAACCGCGCCCCCCTCCGCTTCGACGGAGCCGCGCAAGTCCGACGAGGAGCCCGGACGCTGGCACTCGGTGTTTCGCGAGATCACGACGGGAAGTGCCATCATTTCCGTGCTTGCCGTCGTGCTCGCGCTGCTCGTGGGCGCCGTCATGATTGCGCTCACGACGACCGACGTGCAGGAGGCGGCCGGGTACTTCTTCTCCCGGCCCGGCGACATGCTCTCGGCCATCTGGCAGGCCGTGTCCGGCGCATACTCGGCACTCTTCCAGGGATCGATCTACAACTTCCGCCGGGACAGCTTCGCCGACGGGATCAAGCCGCTCACCGACACGCTCACCTTCGCCACCCCGCTCATCGCGGCCGGCCTCGGCGTCGCGCTCGGTTTTCGCGTCGGCATGTTCAACATCGGTGGTCGTGGGCAGATGCTCATCGCGGCCGCCCTCGGCGGCTGGGTCGCGTTCGCGCTCGACCTGCCCTACGGCATCCACTTGATTGCCGCCCTCGTCGTCGGCGTGCTCGGCGGCGCCCTGTGGGGTGGGATCGTGGGGCTGCTCAAGGCCCGCACCGGTGCGCACGAGGTGATCACCACGATCATGCTCAACTACGTGGCCTTCTACCTCGTGAGTTATCTCCTGCGTGACGGTTTCCTGAAAACTCCCGGCTCCAACAACCCGAAGACCCCGGCCAGCAAGCCAACGGCCATCTTCCCCGACCTGCTCGGATCGAACTACAACCTGCACCTGGGCTTCGTGATCGTGATCGCCGCAACGATCTTCACCTGGTGGCTGCTGTCGCGTTCCAACCTCGGCTTCCAGTTTCGCGCCGTGGGCGCGAACCCGAGCGCGGCCCGCGTGGCCGGAATCGGCGTGCAGCGCATTTATGTCTACGCGATGCTCATCTCCGGTGGACTGGTCGGTCTGGCCGGCATCAACCAGGTGCTCGGCACCACCACGAGCGGCTTCGGCGCCACCGTGGACTCAAGCATCGGATTCGACGCCATCACGGTCGCGCTGCTCGGTCGTTCCAAGCCGTGGGGCGTCTTCGCCGCCGGGATCTTGTTCGGTGCGTTTAAGGCCGGTAGCTTCTCGATGCAGGCCGCCGAGGGCGTGCCCGTTGACATCATCGTGGTTGTTCAGGCTCTCATCGTGCTCTTCATCGCGGCGCCGCCGCTTGTGCGTGCCATCTTCCGCCTCCCGACGCCCGGCGCACCCACGCGCAAGCCTCGACTGAACGTAACCCAGGAGGTGACGGCCAAGTGA
- a CDS encoding cytidine deaminase translates to MTAPTPDWAALRQAATDAMGHAYVPYSKFPVGAAALVDDGRVISGCNVENASYGLTLCAECALVSSLHMTGGGQLVAFTCVDGNGNTLMPCGRCRQLLYEHSAAGMLLETVSGTRTIDEVLPDAFGPRQLAEYRTSGGSS, encoded by the coding sequence ATGACCGCGCCAACGCCCGACTGGGCCGCGCTGCGGCAGGCGGCGACCGACGCCATGGGCCACGCCTACGTGCCCTACTCCAAGTTCCCGGTGGGGGCCGCCGCACTCGTTGATGACGGGCGAGTGATCAGCGGATGCAACGTGGAGAATGCGTCCTACGGCCTCACCCTCTGCGCCGAATGCGCCTTGGTGTCCAGCCTGCACATGACCGGCGGCGGCCAGCTCGTCGCCTTCACCTGCGTGGACGGTAACGGCAACACGCTCATGCCGTGCGGTCGCTGCCGGCAACTGCTTTACGAACATTCCGCAGCCGGCATGCTTTTGGAGACCGTATCGGGAACCCGCACGATTGACGAGGTGCTGCCCGACGCCTTCGGTCCGCGCCAGCTCGCCGAATATCGCACGTCAGGAGGATCATCATGA
- a CDS encoding BMP family lipoprotein — protein MTITTRKAALGGFAMFGVIALLAACAPAPTDSGSGSNDSASDFLPCIVSDFGGFDDKSFNQSSYDGITAASKELGVEFKQAESTTEDQYASNVSSMVDQGCNFILTVGFALANATRDAAQDNPDVDFAIIDSAISNDDFSPLTLDNVKPVLYDTAQAAFLAGYLAAGTTKTGIVGTYGGLQFPSVTIFMDGFVDGVAYHNEQKGTSVTVTGWDKEAQTGTFAGSFDDISAGKTISQNLINSGVDIILPVAGPLFQGTAQAINDSGKDVAIIGVDSDLFETTPEFGGLYLTSVMKQMADAAKQIIVDAAGGDFSSDPYVGTLENEGVLLAPLHDFESKVDPALVTEIDTIKAAIISGDIVVTSDATPK, from the coding sequence TTGACAATCACGACCCGTAAAGCCGCGCTCGGCGGTTTTGCCATGTTCGGCGTTATCGCCCTTCTTGCCGCCTGCGCGCCGGCCCCGACCGACTCCGGTTCAGGTTCGAACGATTCAGCGTCGGATTTCCTGCCCTGCATCGTCTCCGACTTCGGCGGATTCGACGACAAGTCCTTCAACCAGTCCAGCTACGACGGCATCACGGCCGCCTCCAAGGAACTCGGCGTCGAGTTCAAGCAGGCCGAGTCCACCACGGAAGACCAGTACGCCAGCAACGTGAGCAGCATGGTGGACCAGGGCTGCAACTTCATCCTCACCGTCGGTTTCGCGCTCGCCAATGCCACGCGCGATGCCGCCCAGGACAACCCCGACGTTGACTTCGCCATCATCGACTCTGCGATCTCCAACGACGACTTCAGCCCGTTGACCCTCGACAACGTGAAGCCTGTTCTCTACGACACGGCCCAGGCCGCGTTCCTCGCGGGCTACCTCGCTGCCGGCACCACCAAGACCGGCATCGTGGGAACGTATGGCGGACTGCAGTTCCCGTCGGTCACCATCTTCATGGACGGCTTCGTCGATGGCGTGGCGTACCACAACGAGCAGAAGGGCACCTCGGTCACGGTAACCGGCTGGGACAAGGAAGCTCAGACCGGCACGTTCGCGGGAAGCTTCGACGATATCAGCGCTGGCAAGACCATCAGCCAAAACCTGATCAACAGCGGCGTTGACATCATCCTCCCGGTCGCCGGACCGCTCTTCCAGGGCACCGCGCAGGCCATCAACGACTCCGGCAAGGACGTTGCCATCATCGGCGTGGACAGCGACCTGTTCGAGACCACACCCGAGTTCGGCGGCCTGTACCTCACCTCCGTCATGAAGCAGATGGCGGATGCCGCCAAGCAGATCATCGTGGACGCCGCCGGTGGAGACTTCTCCTCCGACCCGTACGTGGGCACCCTCGAGAACGAGGGCGTGCTCCTCGCCCCGCTCCACGACTTCGAGTCGAAGGTCGACCCGGCGCTCGTGACCGAGATCGACACGATCAAGGCCGCGATCATCTCCGGCGACATCGTCGTGACCTCGGACGCAACCCCGAAGTAG
- a CDS encoding ABC transporter permease → MSTITPVIHPAPRAKTAHGPVGGASRNWKAPIALGVFTLLGLLMLVVFGRDGISTMRLSTGSDLIQLPALELPTRATGVVITVLLLAITLVSSRLVYKRAKVPVWLISVFAFLLLVGFLVWASAGSTLPIPGLLFGSISLAVPLIFGALGGVISERVGVVNIAIEGQLLAGAFTSALVASVTNQPLLGLLAAMVAGMAVSFVLAAFSIKYFVDQVIVGVVLNVLVIGFTGFLYSQLLAPNSALLNQPPKFERIHIPFLSEIPIIGPVLFRQTLIVYLMYVAVIAVYFAVFHTKWGLRLRAVGEHPQAADTVGINVARTRFLNVSLAGAIVGLGGAYFTLGSVGAFGKEMTAGAGFIALAAVIFGRWDPIRATLAALLFGFASNLQSVLSIIGSPVPSEFMLMLPYLVTIFAVAGLVGRSRPPAASGKPYIKS, encoded by the coding sequence GTGAGCACCATCACACCCGTTATTCACCCCGCCCCGCGCGCGAAAACGGCACACGGCCCCGTCGGCGGTGCGAGCCGAAATTGGAAGGCGCCCATCGCGCTCGGCGTCTTCACTCTGCTCGGCCTCCTGATGCTCGTGGTCTTCGGCCGTGACGGCATCAGCACAATGCGCCTGTCCACCGGCTCCGACCTCATCCAACTGCCCGCGCTGGAGCTTCCCACCCGCGCCACCGGTGTGGTCATCACCGTGCTGCTGCTCGCGATCACGCTCGTGAGCAGCCGGCTCGTGTACAAGCGAGCCAAGGTGCCCGTATGGCTCATCAGCGTTTTCGCGTTTCTGCTGCTCGTCGGCTTCCTGGTCTGGGCGTCGGCGGGGAGCACCCTTCCCATCCCCGGGCTGCTGTTCGGCTCGATCAGCCTCGCCGTGCCGTTGATCTTCGGTGCGCTCGGCGGCGTGATCTCCGAGCGGGTCGGCGTGGTCAACATCGCCATCGAGGGTCAGCTGCTCGCTGGAGCGTTCACCTCGGCTCTCGTCGCCTCGGTGACCAACCAGCCCCTGCTCGGCCTCCTCGCCGCCATGGTCGCCGGAATGGCCGTGTCGTTCGTGCTGGCCGCGTTCTCGATCAAGTACTTCGTCGACCAGGTCATCGTCGGTGTCGTGCTCAACGTGCTCGTCATCGGTTTCACCGGATTCCTTTACTCGCAGCTGCTCGCCCCCAACTCGGCGCTGCTCAACCAGCCGCCCAAGTTCGAGCGCATCCACATTCCGTTCCTCAGCGAGATCCCGATCATCGGCCCGGTCCTGTTTCGCCAGACGCTCATCGTCTACCTCATGTACGTGGCCGTGATCGCGGTGTACTTCGCCGTTTTCCACACCAAGTGGGGCCTGCGTCTGCGCGCCGTGGGGGAGCATCCGCAGGCCGCAGACACCGTGGGCATCAACGTGGCTCGCACCCGTTTTCTGAATGTGTCGCTCGCCGGCGCCATTGTGGGTCTCGGCGGCGCATACTTCACCCTCGGCTCGGTGGGGGCCTTCGGCAAAGAGATGACAGCTGGCGCCGGATTCATTGCCCTCGCGGCCGTGATCTTCGGCCGGTGGGATCCGATTCGGGCCACCCTCGCCGCGCTGTTGTTCGGCTTCGCGAGCAACCTGCAGAGCGTGCTGAGCATCATCGGTTCGCCCGTGCCGAGCGAATTCATGCTCATGCTCCCGTATCTCGTGACGATCTTCGCCGTGGCAGGCCTGGTCGGCAGGTCGCGGCCCCCGGCCGCATCCGGCAAGCCGTACATCAAATCATGA
- a CDS encoding thymidine phosphorylase — protein MSATMEAFDAVDLIRAKRDKGELTTAQIDWLIDAYTRGYVGDEQMAAMTMAIFLNGMSRNEVRALTMAMLASGERMSFTGLGKPTTDKHSSGGVGDKITLPLMPLVAVFGAAVPQLSGRGLGHTGGTLDKLESIPGWRANLSNEEMYAQLRDHGGVVCAAGSGLAPADGKLYSLRDITGTVEAIPLIASSIMSKKIAEGTSALVLDVKFGSGAFLKDIERSRELARTMVELGEDAGVATSALLTNMNVPLGFAIGNANEVRESVDVLAGGGPADVVELTVALAREMLNLAGITDVDVESALRDGRAMDKWRDVIRAQGGDPDAAMPVARDTHVVLADRDGVLVEQQALPFGIGAWRLGAGRARKQDPVQHAAGIDLHAKPGDTVRRGQPLFTLSANEPERFARALEAVDGAWRIGDVGEPVLDGGPLIAERISR, from the coding sequence ATGAGTGCCACCATGGAAGCCTTCGACGCCGTCGACCTCATCCGCGCCAAGCGAGACAAGGGCGAGCTGACCACCGCCCAGATCGACTGGCTCATCGACGCGTATACCCGTGGCTATGTGGGCGATGAGCAGATGGCGGCCATGACCATGGCCATCTTCCTCAACGGCATGAGCCGCAATGAGGTTCGCGCGCTCACCATGGCCATGCTCGCCAGCGGGGAACGCATGAGCTTCACCGGACTCGGCAAGCCCACGACCGACAAGCACTCCAGCGGCGGTGTCGGCGACAAGATCACCCTCCCGCTCATGCCGCTCGTGGCGGTCTTCGGCGCCGCGGTGCCGCAGCTCTCCGGCCGCGGCCTCGGCCACACCGGCGGCACCCTCGACAAGCTGGAGTCGATCCCTGGCTGGCGCGCCAATCTCAGCAACGAGGAAATGTACGCCCAGCTGCGCGATCACGGTGGCGTTGTCTGCGCGGCCGGCAGCGGCCTCGCGCCCGCAGACGGCAAGTTGTATTCTCTCCGAGACATAACCGGCACGGTCGAGGCCATCCCGCTCATCGCATCGTCGATCATGTCCAAGAAGATCGCGGAGGGCACGAGCGCGCTCGTGCTCGACGTCAAGTTCGGCTCCGGCGCCTTCCTCAAAGACATTGAGCGATCACGTGAACTTGCGCGCACCATGGTTGAGCTTGGCGAGGATGCCGGAGTGGCGACATCCGCCTTGCTGACCAACATGAATGTGCCGCTCGGTTTCGCGATCGGCAACGCCAACGAGGTGCGGGAATCGGTTGACGTGCTCGCTGGCGGTGGTCCCGCCGACGTGGTCGAGCTCACCGTGGCGCTGGCCCGCGAGATGCTGAACCTCGCCGGCATCACCGACGTGGACGTGGAATCGGCGCTGCGCGACGGCCGCGCCATGGACAAGTGGCGCGACGTGATTCGTGCCCAGGGCGGCGACCCGGATGCCGCGATGCCCGTGGCGCGCGACACTCACGTCGTGCTCGCCGATCGTGACGGTGTCCTGGTCGAACAACAGGCGTTGCCGTTCGGTATCGGAGCGTGGCGCCTCGGCGCCGGTCGGGCACGCAAACAGGACCCGGTGCAGCACGCCGCCGGGATCGACCTGCACGCGAAGCCCGGTGACACGGTGCGCCGCGGCCAGCCGTTGTTCACGCTCAGCGCCAACGAGCCGGAGCGATTCGCGCGCGCACTCGAGGCCGTTGACGGGGCCTGGCGTATTGGGGACGTGGGCGAGCCGGTACTCGATGGCGGTCCGCTGATCGCCGAGCGCATTTCCCGGTAG
- a CDS encoding PTS sugar transporter subunit IIB: MKIVVMCGVGVGTSAILKGNAERALERLDIDASVVATDVAGVRAEAADAQVILTSSELVAAIGKTNADVIVISNYFDVDELVAKLDVALGS; encoded by the coding sequence GTGAAGATCGTTGTCATGTGCGGCGTTGGTGTTGGTACGTCCGCGATCCTCAAGGGAAACGCCGAACGGGCCCTGGAACGCCTCGACATTGATGCGAGCGTTGTCGCAACGGATGTTGCGGGCGTGCGAGCCGAAGCGGCCGACGCCCAGGTGATTCTCACCTCGTCGGAGCTCGTCGCTGCGATCGGAAAGACCAACGCCGACGTGATCGTGATCAGTAACTACTTCGACGTCGACGAACTCGTCGCCAAACTCGACGTGGCCCTCGGCTCCTAG
- a CDS encoding adenosine deaminase, producing the protein MPGGGVSINTLPKISLHDHLDGGLRPQTIIELAEAIGLDLPETDVESLQKWFYDQSSAGSLVEYLKTFDVTCAVMQTRDGLFRVAKEYVEDLALDGVIYGEVRWAPEQHLARGLTLDEAVEAVQDGLEAGIEHMEAQGKSIRTGQIITAMRHADRSLEIAELAVRYRFDGVVGFDIAGAEAGFPASNHRAAFDLLAREFMPTTVHAGEADGLDSIRSALFDGRALRLGHGVRLAEDVTIERQDDDNTFVTLGPVAQWVRDREITLELCPSSNLQTGAIAAWGDELLDHPFDLLYQLGFKVTVNTDNGLMGDTTLSQELALLSDAFGYDLDDLEVFQLNAAAASFLPLEDREELTKAIVAGFADA; encoded by the coding sequence ATGCCCGGCGGCGGCGTAAGCATCAATACCCTGCCCAAGATCTCGCTGCACGACCACCTTGACGGTGGCCTGCGCCCGCAGACCATCATCGAATTGGCTGAGGCCATCGGTCTTGACCTGCCTGAAACCGATGTCGAGAGCCTTCAGAAGTGGTTCTACGACCAGTCGAGCGCCGGCTCCCTCGTGGAATACCTCAAGACCTTCGATGTGACGTGCGCCGTCATGCAGACGCGTGACGGACTTTTCCGTGTCGCGAAGGAATACGTGGAAGATCTCGCCCTCGACGGCGTTATCTATGGTGAGGTTCGCTGGGCGCCCGAACAGCACCTCGCACGCGGACTCACCCTCGACGAAGCGGTCGAAGCGGTTCAGGACGGCCTTGAGGCGGGCATTGAGCACATGGAGGCCCAGGGCAAGTCCATCCGCACCGGTCAGATCATCACGGCCATGCGCCACGCCGACCGCAGCCTCGAAATCGCCGAGCTCGCCGTGCGCTACCGGTTCGACGGCGTCGTCGGCTTCGATATTGCCGGCGCGGAAGCGGGCTTTCCCGCGAGCAATCACCGGGCCGCGTTCGACCTGCTCGCCCGCGAGTTCATGCCGACGACGGTACATGCCGGCGAGGCCGACGGCCTCGACAGCATCCGGAGTGCACTGTTCGACGGTCGCGCGCTGCGCCTCGGACACGGCGTGCGTCTCGCCGAAGACGTGACGATCGAGCGTCAGGACGACGACAACACCTTCGTCACCCTGGGCCCGGTGGCCCAGTGGGTGCGCGACCGCGAGATCACGCTCGAGCTGTGCCCCTCGTCGAACCTGCAGACCGGCGCCATTGCCGCGTGGGGCGACGAGCTGCTCGACCACCCCTTCGACCTGCTGTACCAGCTCGGCTTCAAGGTGACGGTGAACACCGACAACGGCCTGATGGGCGATACGACGCTCTCGCAGGAGCTCGCCCTGTTGAGCGATGCGTTCGGCTACGATCTCGATGACCTTGAGGTCTTCCAGCTCAACGCGGCCGCCGCATCGTTCCTGCCGCTCGAGGACCGGGAGGAGCTCACGAAAGCCATCGTCGCGGGCTTCGCCGACGCCTGA
- a CDS encoding ABC transporter ATP-binding protein, whose amino-acid sequence MKLELRGITKRFGALIANDNINLVIEPGEIHALLGENGAGKSTLMNVLYGLYRAEEGEILLDDTAVHFAGPGDAMSAGIGMVHQHFMLIPVFTVAENVMLGNEQTKSGGRLDLTAARARVREISDRFGFNIDPDALVEDLPVGVQQRVEIIKALSRDARVLVFDEPTAVLTPQETDEFMVIMRQLKEEGTSIVFITHKLREVREVADRITVIRLGKVVGEALPTASNEELATLMVGRAVDLTVDKAPATPGKPALVVKNLTVIDPRGQVVVDDVSFSVAAGEILAIAGVQGNGQTELTEALMGLQPHVAGEIALDGSSLRGHSVRKVLDAGVGFVPEDRNVDGLVASFSIAENLMLDRSNQEPFVKRFNLQLDDLKTFAEETVKEFDVRSQGIETPVGRLSGGNQQKVVLARELSRPLRLFVAAQPTRGLDVGSIEFVHERIVATRDAGTPVIVISTELDEVAALADRIMVMYDGRVVGIVPGDTPRSVLGLMMAGVAPTDGTVPTDGTVPTDGTVPTDGTEPTDAAPTNSEPTASTEGAAV is encoded by the coding sequence ATGAAGCTCGAACTTCGTGGCATCACCAAACGCTTTGGTGCGCTGATCGCCAACGACAACATCAACCTTGTGATCGAGCCGGGGGAGATCCACGCGCTTCTCGGTGAGAATGGCGCGGGCAAGTCCACCCTGATGAACGTTCTCTACGGCCTCTACCGGGCGGAAGAGGGCGAAATTCTCCTCGACGACACGGCCGTTCATTTTGCCGGACCCGGCGATGCGATGAGCGCCGGAATCGGCATGGTTCACCAGCACTTCATGCTCATCCCGGTCTTCACCGTTGCCGAGAATGTGATGCTCGGCAACGAGCAGACGAAGTCGGGCGGACGGCTCGACCTCACCGCAGCCCGCGCACGCGTGCGGGAGATCTCCGATCGTTTCGGCTTCAACATCGACCCCGACGCCCTCGTGGAGGATCTACCCGTTGGTGTGCAGCAGCGGGTTGAAATCATCAAGGCGCTCTCCCGCGACGCCAGGGTGCTCGTCTTCGATGAGCCCACCGCCGTGCTCACCCCGCAGGAGACCGACGAATTCATGGTCATCATGCGTCAGCTCAAGGAGGAGGGAACCTCCATTGTGTTCATCACGCACAAGCTGCGGGAGGTGCGGGAGGTTGCCGACCGCATCACGGTCATCCGTTTGGGAAAGGTTGTGGGCGAAGCCCTGCCCACGGCCAGCAACGAAGAGCTCGCGACCCTGATGGTGGGACGCGCCGTGGATCTCACGGTGGACAAGGCGCCCGCGACACCCGGCAAGCCGGCACTTGTCGTGAAGAACCTCACCGTGATCGACCCTCGCGGCCAGGTGGTCGTCGACGACGTGAGCTTCTCCGTTGCCGCGGGCGAGATCCTCGCCATCGCCGGTGTGCAGGGAAACGGCCAGACCGAACTGACCGAGGCGCTCATGGGGCTGCAGCCGCACGTCGCGGGCGAGATCGCGCTCGACGGTTCCTCGCTGCGCGGCCATTCCGTGCGCAAGGTGCTCGATGCCGGGGTGGGCTTCGTGCCGGAGGACCGCAACGTCGACGGCCTCGTTGCGTCGTTCAGCATCGCCGAGAACCTCATGCTCGACCGTTCCAACCAGGAGCCGTTCGTGAAGCGCTTCAACCTGCAGCTCGACGACCTGAAGACGTTTGCCGAGGAGACGGTGAAGGAGTTCGATGTTCGATCGCAGGGCATCGAGACCCCGGTGGGCCGGCTCTCCGGTGGCAACCAGCAGAAGGTCGTGCTGGCGCGCGAACTCAGCCGCCCCCTGCGCCTGTTCGTCGCCGCGCAACCCACGCGTGGGCTTGACGTCGGTTCCATCGAATTCGTACACGAACGCATCGTGGCCACCCGCGACGCCGGCACCCCGGTGATCGTGATCTCGACCGAGCTTGACGAGGTCGCCGCCCTCGCGGACCGCATCATGGTCATGTACGACGGGCGCGTTGTGGGCATCGTCCCCGGCGACACGCCTCGCTCCGTGCTCGGCCTCATGATGGCCGGCGTGGCACCTACCGACGGCACAGTGCCTACCGACGGCACAGTGCCTACCGACGGCACAGTGCCTACCGACGGCACAGAGCCCACCGACGCTGCACCAACTAACAGCGAGCCCACAGCCAGTACCGAAGGAGCTGCCGTATGA